A single genomic interval of Rhododendron vialii isolate Sample 1 chromosome 3a, ASM3025357v1 harbors:
- the LOC131319324 gene encoding protein trichome birefringence-like 19, which produces MMANISNTPSGYNSPLNWYKVILLIILLIVLFTIIPPKHHENFPISSQSEDFSVENSTSNQDQGNRVAAVNPDHDSISMRLESKKCDMLRGKWVPYPEGPLYTNQTTGCYIEKTQNCMRFGRPDTEFMKWRWKPDGCDLPVFDAARFLELVRGKSMAFVGDSVARNQLQSLKCLLSTVAHPINESSTKVWTLRRFVFTHYNFTLELFGSTHLVRAEGIEPHSAAPIDLYLDEADQAWANKIANFDYVIISAGHWFSRPKMRYHESHKVVGCSMCNAKNMTDLTRFYGYKKAFETTFRTLIDLPKFNGTVILRTISPTHFEPEYWEGRGYCVRRKPFSKQQVQYDWFLQMYKKIQMEEFLAAKREGEERGLKFRLLDITEVMLLRPDGHPNHYGHPPESKNKFSDCLHWCLPGPIDVWNEFLLQMLKNENGGSREGL; this is translated from the exons ATGATGGCCAATATCTCAAATACTCCCAGTGGGTACAACTCACCCCTCAATTGGTACAAGGTAATCCTGCTCATCATCCTACTCATAGTTCTTTTTACCATAATCCCTCCGAAGCATCACGAAAATTTTCCCATTTCTTCCCAATCGGaagattttagtgttgaaaattCGACATCCAATCAAGATCAAGGCAACAGAGTAGCCGCGGTCAATCCAGATCATGACTCTATAAGCATGAGATTAGAGAGCAAAAAATGTGACATGTTAAGGGGGAAATGGGTTCCGTATCCGGAAGGGCCTCTATATACAAACCAGACAACTGGATGTTACATTGAAAAGACCCAAAATTGTATGAGATTCGGGAGGCCGGACACAGAGTTCATGAAGTGGAGGTGGAAACCGGATGGGTGCGATTTACCCGTGTTCGACGCGGCTCGGTTTTTGGAGCTTGTTAGAGGGAAATCCATGGCCTTTGTTGGGGACTCCGTGGCCAGAAACCAACTGCAGTCGTTGAAATGCCTATTGAGCACT GTTGCTCATCCCATAAATGAATCAAGTACCAAAGTGTGGACACTAAGACGATTTGTCTTCACCCATTATAACTTCACACTAGAACTTTTTGGGAGCACCCATCTGGTTAGAGCCGAAGGTATTGAACCACATTCTGCGGCACCCATAGACCTATACTTAGATGAAGCTGACCAAGCCTGGGCAAATAAGATTGCGAATTTCGACTACGTAATCATCTCAGCTGGACATTGGTTTTCTAGACCCAAGATGAGATACCATGAAAGTCATAAGGTCGTCGGGTGTAGCATGTGCAACGCAAAGAACATGACGGACCTTACCAG GTTCTACGGATATAAAAAGGCCTTCGAAACAACATTCAGGACACTTATAGATCTTCCGAAATTTAACGGGACGGTAATCCTGAGGACGATCTCTCCAACGCACTTTGAGCCAGAGTATTGGGAAGGAAGAGGGTATTGTGTGAGGAGGAAGCCATTTTCTAAGCAACAAGTACAGTATGATTGGTTCCTTCAAATGTATAAAAAGATACAAATGGAGGAGTTTCTGGCAGCAAAGAGAGAAGGGGAAGAAAGGGGTTTGAAATTTAGGTTATTAGACATCACTGAAGTTATGCTGTTAAGGCCAGATGGGCACCCAAATCACTATGGGCACCCACCAGAGTCGAAAAATAAGTTCTCTGACTGTCTGCATTGGTGCTTGCCTGGACCTATTGATGTGTGGAATGAGTTTTTGCTTCAAATGTTGAAGAATGAAAATGGAGGGTCTAGGGAAGGTCTTTGA
- the LOC131320739 gene encoding uncharacterized protein LOC131320739 isoform X3, with translation MNWATRPALLNSQANPFNLRAISLFHSTPVLDRKRRTHWDSGGGAYKNTSRSWRNGFEESDSFSSEDSSWSRREFGAKDSKRGSTSTKGSYSNSRSSFHFCDDDNDYETIFFRSAFGGNRFGGNRSFYWSFIEEDFPNPNRWQSSSGHQNNYRTSWNWRHGEDEYYDSSTESDSSETDLVSYRLVLGLSPSGPLKLDDVKNAYRTCALKWHPDRHQGSSKAVAEEKFKACSAAYESLCDKMALN, from the exons ATGAATTGGGCAACAAGACCAGCGCTGTTAAACTCTCAGGCCAACCCTTTTAACCTCAGGGccatctctctcttccattccACTCCCGTCTTGGATCGCAAAAGACGCACCCATTGGGATTCt GGCGGAGGTGCTTACAAAAATACATCTAGG AGCTGGCGGAATGGTTTCGAAGAATCTGATTCATTTTCAAGTGAAGACAGCTCATGGTCTAGACGTGAATTTGGGGCCAAGGATTCCAAAAGGGGCTCTACCAGCACCAAAGGATCCTATTCAAATAGTAGAA GTTCATTCCACTTCTGCGATGATGATAATGATTACGAGACCATTTTTTTCCGATCTGCATTTGGTGGAAACCGATTTGGTGGAAACCGATCTTTCTATTGGTCCTTTATTGAAGAAGACTTTCCCAATCCCAATCGATGGCAGAGCTCTTCAGGGCACCAAAATAATTACAGGACCTCTTGGAACTGGAGGCACGGGGAAGACGAGTATTATGACTCGTCAACGGAATCTGACAGTTCAGAGACAGATTTGGTATCATATCGACTGGTCCTGGGGTTGAGTCCTTCGGGTCCATTGAAGCTAGATGATGTTAAAAATGC GTATCGAACATGTGCACTGAAATGGCATCCAGATCGTCACCAAGGCTCTTCCAAG GCGGTTGCGGAGGAAAAGTTCAAGGCTTGTAGTGCAGCGTATGAGTCTTTATGTGACAAGATGGCTTTAAATTAA
- the LOC131320739 gene encoding uncharacterized protein LOC131320739 isoform X1: MNWATRPALLNSQANPFNLRAISLFHSTPVLDRKRRTHWDSGGGAYKNTSRRFDTYSKRFRKLQSKQTLLRNVGAFAEHLFQSWRNGFEESDSFSSEDSSWSRREFGAKDSKRGSTSTKGSYSNSRSSFHFCDDDNDYETIFFRSAFGGNRFGGNRSFYWSFIEEDFPNPNRWQSSSGHQNNYRTSWNWRHGEDEYYDSSTESDSSETDLVSYRLVLGLSPSGPLKLDDVKNAYRTCALKWHPDRHQGSSKAVAEEKFKACSAAYESLCDKMALN; the protein is encoded by the exons ATGAATTGGGCAACAAGACCAGCGCTGTTAAACTCTCAGGCCAACCCTTTTAACCTCAGGGccatctctctcttccattccACTCCCGTCTTGGATCGCAAAAGACGCACCCATTGGGATTCt GGCGGAGGTGCTTACAAAAATACATCTAGG AGATTCGATACCTACTCAAAAAGGTTCAGAAAGCTGCAATCAAAACAAACATTGTTGCGCAATGTCGGAGCTTTTGCAGAGCACCTATTTCAG AGCTGGCGGAATGGTTTCGAAGAATCTGATTCATTTTCAAGTGAAGACAGCTCATGGTCTAGACGTGAATTTGGGGCCAAGGATTCCAAAAGGGGCTCTACCAGCACCAAAGGATCCTATTCAAATAGTAGAA GTTCATTCCACTTCTGCGATGATGATAATGATTACGAGACCATTTTTTTCCGATCTGCATTTGGTGGAAACCGATTTGGTGGAAACCGATCTTTCTATTGGTCCTTTATTGAAGAAGACTTTCCCAATCCCAATCGATGGCAGAGCTCTTCAGGGCACCAAAATAATTACAGGACCTCTTGGAACTGGAGGCACGGGGAAGACGAGTATTATGACTCGTCAACGGAATCTGACAGTTCAGAGACAGATTTGGTATCATATCGACTGGTCCTGGGGTTGAGTCCTTCGGGTCCATTGAAGCTAGATGATGTTAAAAATGC GTATCGAACATGTGCACTGAAATGGCATCCAGATCGTCACCAAGGCTCTTCCAAG GCGGTTGCGGAGGAAAAGTTCAAGGCTTGTAGTGCAGCGTATGAGTCTTTATGTGACAAGATGGCTTTAAATTAA
- the LOC131320739 gene encoding uncharacterized protein LOC131320739 isoform X2, whose protein sequence is MNWATRPALLNSQANPFNLRAISLFHSTPVLDRKRRTHWDSRFDTYSKRFRKLQSKQTLLRNVGAFAEHLFQSWRNGFEESDSFSSEDSSWSRREFGAKDSKRGSTSTKGSYSNSRSSFHFCDDDNDYETIFFRSAFGGNRFGGNRSFYWSFIEEDFPNPNRWQSSSGHQNNYRTSWNWRHGEDEYYDSSTESDSSETDLVSYRLVLGLSPSGPLKLDDVKNAYRTCALKWHPDRHQGSSKAVAEEKFKACSAAYESLCDKMALN, encoded by the exons ATGAATTGGGCAACAAGACCAGCGCTGTTAAACTCTCAGGCCAACCCTTTTAACCTCAGGGccatctctctcttccattccACTCCCGTCTTGGATCGCAAAAGACGCACCCATTGGGATTCt AGATTCGATACCTACTCAAAAAGGTTCAGAAAGCTGCAATCAAAACAAACATTGTTGCGCAATGTCGGAGCTTTTGCAGAGCACCTATTTCAG AGCTGGCGGAATGGTTTCGAAGAATCTGATTCATTTTCAAGTGAAGACAGCTCATGGTCTAGACGTGAATTTGGGGCCAAGGATTCCAAAAGGGGCTCTACCAGCACCAAAGGATCCTATTCAAATAGTAGAA GTTCATTCCACTTCTGCGATGATGATAATGATTACGAGACCATTTTTTTCCGATCTGCATTTGGTGGAAACCGATTTGGTGGAAACCGATCTTTCTATTGGTCCTTTATTGAAGAAGACTTTCCCAATCCCAATCGATGGCAGAGCTCTTCAGGGCACCAAAATAATTACAGGACCTCTTGGAACTGGAGGCACGGGGAAGACGAGTATTATGACTCGTCAACGGAATCTGACAGTTCAGAGACAGATTTGGTATCATATCGACTGGTCCTGGGGTTGAGTCCTTCGGGTCCATTGAAGCTAGATGATGTTAAAAATGC GTATCGAACATGTGCACTGAAATGGCATCCAGATCGTCACCAAGGCTCTTCCAAG GCGGTTGCGGAGGAAAAGTTCAAGGCTTGTAGTGCAGCGTATGAGTCTTTATGTGACAAGATGGCTTTAAATTAA
- the LOC131320739 gene encoding uncharacterized protein LOC131320739 isoform X4, with amino-acid sequence MNWATRPALLNSQANPFNLRAISLFHSTPVLDRKRRTHWDSSWRNGFEESDSFSSEDSSWSRREFGAKDSKRGSTSTKGSYSNSRSSFHFCDDDNDYETIFFRSAFGGNRFGGNRSFYWSFIEEDFPNPNRWQSSSGHQNNYRTSWNWRHGEDEYYDSSTESDSSETDLVSYRLVLGLSPSGPLKLDDVKNAYRTCALKWHPDRHQGSSKAVAEEKFKACSAAYESLCDKMALN; translated from the exons ATGAATTGGGCAACAAGACCAGCGCTGTTAAACTCTCAGGCCAACCCTTTTAACCTCAGGGccatctctctcttccattccACTCCCGTCTTGGATCGCAAAAGACGCACCCATTGGGATTCt AGCTGGCGGAATGGTTTCGAAGAATCTGATTCATTTTCAAGTGAAGACAGCTCATGGTCTAGACGTGAATTTGGGGCCAAGGATTCCAAAAGGGGCTCTACCAGCACCAAAGGATCCTATTCAAATAGTAGAA GTTCATTCCACTTCTGCGATGATGATAATGATTACGAGACCATTTTTTTCCGATCTGCATTTGGTGGAAACCGATTTGGTGGAAACCGATCTTTCTATTGGTCCTTTATTGAAGAAGACTTTCCCAATCCCAATCGATGGCAGAGCTCTTCAGGGCACCAAAATAATTACAGGACCTCTTGGAACTGGAGGCACGGGGAAGACGAGTATTATGACTCGTCAACGGAATCTGACAGTTCAGAGACAGATTTGGTATCATATCGACTGGTCCTGGGGTTGAGTCCTTCGGGTCCATTGAAGCTAGATGATGTTAAAAATGC GTATCGAACATGTGCACTGAAATGGCATCCAGATCGTCACCAAGGCTCTTCCAAG GCGGTTGCGGAGGAAAAGTTCAAGGCTTGTAGTGCAGCGTATGAGTCTTTATGTGACAAGATGGCTTTAAATTAA
- the LOC131320740 gene encoding uncharacterized protein LOC131320740 produces MDTAPSTVQQVTKASSDELLRKFAQIGDTKRRRKRTWPAAGVIDDQSAGLEGKSLLPPAVDRRSAALIRRLGMGRSRLRARGFKNRSVLGTIEKTWRNTVEGASKVFLEKHRNRHKRLINEIG; encoded by the exons atgGACACCGCACCCTCAACAGTCCAGCAAGTAACCAAGGCCTCCTCAGATGAATTACTCAGAAAATTCGCCCAAATAGGGGATACGAAACGCCGCCGTAAGAGAACCTGGCCGGCCGCCGGAGTAATCGACGATCAGTCTGCCGGTTTGGAGGGGAAATCACTCCTTCCTCCGGCCGTGGATCGGAGATCAGCGGCTTTGATTCGGAGGCTGGGCATGGGAAGGTCGCGGCTTAGGGCTCGGGGTTTCAAGAACAGATCAGTTTTGGGAACAATTGAGAAG ACATGGCGTAATACTGTTGAAGGGGCTTCAAAGGTTTTCTTGGAGAAGCATCGCAACCGGCACAAGCGCTTGATAAATGAAATTGGTTAG